A single genomic interval of Vibrio gallicus harbors:
- a CDS encoding tripartite tricarboxylate transporter permease has translation MLEHILNGLLTAFSPDVLPVLIFGVVGGIVLGALPGLTATMGVAILLPFTFGMEPTAALVMLIGVYIGGIYGGSIAAILLKTPGTPASAATVLDGHTLAAKGQAARALSISAVASFTGGLISTIVLIAVAPLLANFALRFNAPEYFALALFGLTIIASVSSQNILKGLLAGTIGLLISTVGLDPISSVPRFTFGVMDLYSGINVIPVLIGLFALSEAINQIEKILQEKKAKAPKFDHKLMSKQDLKEMMPTAIKSGVMGTTIGSVPGAGADISAFVCYNEAKRSSKNPDEFGKGSVRGLAAAEAGNNGVTGGSLVPLLTLGVPGDAVAAVLLGALIVQGLTPGPLLFAHSPEVVYGVFSSMLVANVVMLLVGLLGIRFFCRIIEVPKLLMIPVILFLSVVGAYAINNSMFDVGIAIAFGVLGFVLGKLEIPSSPILLAIILGPMAETNLRKSLLMFDNSWSFLYERPIALAFILLAVFSVYSTMKMKKKQRLESLKNS, from the coding sequence ATGCTTGAACATATTTTAAATGGCCTATTAACCGCCTTTAGTCCTGACGTTTTACCGGTTCTGATATTTGGTGTTGTGGGTGGGATTGTGCTGGGTGCTTTGCCTGGGCTTACCGCAACAATGGGGGTAGCTATATTACTGCCATTTACCTTTGGTATGGAACCTACAGCTGCTTTAGTTATGCTGATTGGGGTCTATATTGGTGGAATTTACGGCGGCTCAATTGCTGCTATCTTACTAAAAACACCCGGTACACCGGCATCAGCAGCTACCGTGTTAGACGGACATACATTAGCCGCCAAAGGGCAGGCAGCCCGAGCGCTTAGTATCTCTGCGGTTGCTTCTTTTACTGGAGGCTTGATCAGCACCATAGTATTGATTGCTGTTGCCCCGCTTCTAGCCAATTTTGCGTTGCGCTTTAATGCTCCCGAATATTTTGCACTTGCGCTATTTGGTTTAACTATTATTGCTAGTGTGTCATCGCAGAATATATTAAAGGGATTGCTGGCAGGTACGATTGGCTTGCTAATCTCAACGGTAGGGTTAGACCCTATCAGTTCAGTTCCTCGCTTCACCTTTGGGGTGATGGATCTCTATAGCGGTATCAACGTAATTCCAGTATTGATTGGCTTATTCGCACTTTCTGAAGCCATTAATCAGATAGAGAAAATTCTACAAGAGAAGAAAGCCAAAGCACCGAAGTTTGATCACAAACTGATGAGCAAACAAGACCTGAAAGAGATGATGCCAACTGCAATTAAGAGTGGGGTCATGGGAACAACCATAGGGTCTGTTCCTGGCGCTGGCGCGGATATCTCGGCTTTTGTTTGTTACAACGAAGCCAAGCGTTCTTCTAAGAACCCTGATGAGTTTGGTAAGGGTTCAGTGCGCGGATTAGCAGCGGCAGAGGCGGGCAACAACGGTGTTACTGGCGGGTCATTGGTTCCACTTCTAACCTTAGGCGTTCCTGGAGATGCAGTTGCCGCAGTACTGCTTGGGGCATTGATTGTTCAAGGACTTACCCCAGGACCGCTGCTATTTGCTCATAGCCCAGAAGTAGTTTATGGCGTGTTTAGCTCTATGCTGGTAGCAAACGTAGTGATGCTATTAGTTGGGCTACTTGGCATTCGATTCTTCTGCCGTATCATCGAAGTTCCTAAGCTGCTGATGATCCCTGTGATCCTGTTTTTATCTGTGGTTGGCGCCTATGCTATCAACAACTCGATGTTTGATGTGGGCATTGCGATTGCATTTGGTGTTTTGGGCTTTGTATTAGGTAAATTAGAGATCCCATCTTCACCAATACTACTGGCTATCATATTGGGGCCAATGGCTGAAACCAATTTGCGTAAATCATTACTTATGTTTGATAACAGTTGGTCATTCTTGTATGAGCGTCCTATTGCACTAGCCTTTATTTTACTGGCTGTGTTCTCTGTTTACTCGACAATGAAAATGAAGAAAAAGCAGAGGCTTGAGTCACTAAAGAACTCATAA